One window from the genome of Pseudonocardia hierapolitana encodes:
- a CDS encoding helix-turn-helix transcriptional regulator, with amino-acid sequence MRADRLVSLVLLLRRHGRLTATTLARELEVSTRTVLRDIEALSAAGVPVYAERGRHGGFALLPGFQTELTGLNHDEALALLVAGSRRGAQVFGLGSALASAMLKVIDALPESHRDTASDAARRLLVDPETDLLSRRLVAEEVADAVVTEVRRAVFAGHKLRIRYAAVDQAPKWRTVDPIGLVTVRGHGYLLATRSGADRTYRLSRVLAAEELTEPAQRPDRVDLDLAWRERSTQFRVGGDQVTVLVRVNPARREDLVSTALAVRTEEADADGWLRMEVAFQDSRHAEWALWQLATNAEALAPHWLRTSLRDRAAAIVTCYGESA; translated from the coding sequence GTGCGCGCCGACCGGCTGGTCTCGCTGGTGCTGTTGCTGCGCCGGCACGGTCGCCTGACGGCCACCACGCTGGCCCGCGAGCTGGAGGTGTCCACCCGCACCGTGCTGCGCGACATCGAGGCGCTGTCCGCGGCCGGCGTCCCGGTCTACGCCGAACGCGGCCGGCACGGCGGTTTCGCGTTGTTGCCCGGCTTCCAGACCGAGCTCACCGGGCTGAACCACGACGAGGCGCTCGCTCTGCTGGTCGCCGGATCACGGCGCGGCGCGCAGGTGTTCGGCCTCGGGTCGGCGCTCGCGTCGGCCATGCTCAAGGTGATCGACGCGCTGCCCGAAAGCCATCGGGACACCGCGAGCGACGCGGCCCGGCGATTGCTCGTCGACCCGGAGACCGACCTGCTGTCGCGCCGGCTGGTCGCCGAGGAGGTTGCCGACGCCGTCGTGACCGAGGTCCGGCGCGCGGTGTTCGCCGGGCACAAGCTGCGGATCCGGTACGCGGCAGTGGACCAGGCCCCGAAGTGGCGCACGGTGGACCCGATCGGCCTGGTCACCGTGCGCGGCCATGGCTACTTGCTGGCCACGAGGTCCGGCGCGGACCGCACCTACCGGCTGTCGCGGGTGTTGGCCGCCGAGGAGCTCACCGAACCCGCACAGCGACCGGACCGGGTCGATCTGGACCTGGCCTGGCGGGAACGCAGCACGCAGTTCCGGGTCGGCGGCGACCAGGTCACCGTGCTGGTCCGGGTGAACCCGGCGCGGCGGGAGGACCTGGTGAGCACCGCACTGGCCGTCCGCACCGAGGAAGCCGACGCAGACGGCTGGCTGCGCATGGAGGTGGCCTTCCAAGATTCACGACACGCGGAATGGGCCCTGTGGCAGCTCGCCACGAACGCGGAGGCCCTGGCCCCGCACTGGTTGCGCACCTCCCTCCGCGACCGCGCCGCCGCGATCGTCACCTGCTACGGGGAGTCGGCCTGA
- a CDS encoding LysR family transcriptional regulator → MDVELRHLRCLVAIVDTGGFTGAAAELGVTQPSVSRAIAALEDALGVRVLRRTSREVLLTTAGERVLARARRVLAEVEDLVGEARSGHTRLRLGHAWAALGAHTVELQRRWAATHPDVSLQLVRTNTPTGGLAEGACDIAVVRSAPGPARLDRVRFDSAVVGLEARYCALATDDPLARRRQLRLAHLADRVVAIDPRTGTTTVELWPPDARPDAEEIHDVDDWLAVIAGGRCVGVTAESTLTQYRRHGVVFRRLRDAPPVPVRLVWWRDDPHPATTDVVGLLAELYRRRVRTPAGS, encoded by the coding sequence ATGGATGTGGAGCTGCGGCACCTCCGCTGTCTCGTCGCGATCGTCGACACCGGAGGATTCACCGGTGCCGCCGCGGAGCTCGGCGTCACGCAGCCGTCCGTGTCCCGCGCCATCGCCGCGCTGGAGGACGCGCTCGGGGTGCGGGTGCTGCGCCGCACCAGTCGGGAGGTCCTGCTCACCACGGCGGGGGAGCGGGTGCTGGCGAGGGCGCGCCGGGTGCTCGCCGAGGTCGAGGACCTCGTCGGCGAGGCACGCAGCGGCCACACGCGGCTGCGGCTCGGCCACGCATGGGCGGCACTCGGCGCGCACACCGTCGAGCTGCAGCGGCGGTGGGCGGCGACGCACCCGGATGTGTCGCTGCAGCTGGTGCGCACCAACACACCGACGGGCGGGCTGGCCGAGGGCGCCTGCGACATCGCGGTGGTGCGGTCCGCACCGGGGCCGGCCCGCCTCGACCGCGTCCGCTTCGACAGCGCGGTGGTCGGGCTCGAGGCCCGCTACTGCGCCCTCGCCACGGACGACCCCCTCGCCCGGCGCCGGCAGCTGCGCCTCGCCCACCTGGCCGACCGCGTCGTCGCCATCGACCCGCGCACCGGCACCACCACCGTGGAGCTCTGGCCGCCCGACGCGCGCCCGGACGCGGAGGAGATCCACGACGTCGACGACTGGCTCGCCGTCATCGCGGGCGGCCGCTGCGTCGGCGTCACCGCGGAGAGCACCCTCACGCAGTACCGGCGCCACGGCGTGGTCTTCCGGCGCCTGCGCGATGCCCCACCGGTGCCGGTGCGGCTGGTGTGGTGGCGCGACGATCCGCACCCCGCGACGACCGACGTGGTGGGCCTGCTGGCGGAGCTCTACCGGCGGCGGGTTCGCACGCCGGCAGGCTCGTGA
- a CDS encoding EamA family transporter, producing MDTDIRSRREASGVALLLGSALSNQTGAAVGALAFDVIGPVGVVAVRQWVAGVALLLLGRPRLRAFTRRQWWPVLGLAAVFGTMNVSLYTAIDRIGLGLAVTLEFLGPLAVAVAGSRRRATLGCVVLAAVGVVVLTRPQPSSDYLGIGLGLLAAACWSAYILLNRTVGRRVPGVEGSAAAGAVSALAYLPIGVAVLIAHPPTPTALACAATAGVLASTVPFLVDLLALRRIPAHYFGIFMSVHPVFAAGIGALVLGEALAPLDWLGITLVVTANAASVLIRSRTGR from the coding sequence GTGGACACCGACATCCGATCACGACGGGAGGCCTCGGGGGTCGCGCTGCTCCTCGGCAGCGCCCTGTCCAACCAGACCGGCGCCGCCGTCGGCGCGCTCGCCTTCGACGTGATCGGGCCGGTCGGCGTGGTGGCGGTGCGCCAGTGGGTGGCCGGGGTCGCGTTGCTCCTCCTCGGCCGGCCGCGGCTGCGGGCGTTCACGCGGCGGCAGTGGTGGCCCGTGCTGGGACTGGCCGCCGTGTTCGGCACCATGAACGTCTCGCTGTACACCGCGATCGACCGGATCGGGCTCGGACTCGCGGTCACGCTGGAGTTCCTCGGTCCCCTCGCCGTCGCGGTGGCGGGCTCCCGTCGCCGCGCCACGCTCGGCTGCGTGGTGCTCGCCGCGGTCGGGGTCGTCGTCCTCACCCGGCCGCAGCCGTCGAGCGACTACCTCGGCATCGGCCTCGGCCTGCTCGCCGCCGCGTGCTGGTCGGCCTACATCCTGCTCAACCGCACCGTCGGGCGGCGCGTGCCCGGCGTGGAGGGGTCGGCCGCCGCAGGCGCCGTGTCCGCCCTCGCGTACCTGCCGATCGGGGTCGCGGTCCTGATCGCGCACCCGCCCACCCCGACGGCACTCGCCTGCGCCGCGACCGCGGGCGTGCTGGCCTCGACCGTCCCGTTCCTCGTGGACCTGCTGGCGCTGCGCCGGATCCCCGCCCACTACTTCGGCATCTTCATGAGCGTCCACCCGGTGTTCGCGGCCGGCATCGGCGCCCTCGTGCTCGGCGAGGCGCTCGCTCCGCTCGACTGGCTCGGCATCACGCTCGTCGTCACCGCGAACGCCGCCTCCGTGCTCATCAGGTCGCGCACAGGCCGCTGA